TAGCTTGATTCGCACAATTAGTGAAATTGATGTTGTTGACACGGACAAGGAAGCTACAGATGAACTAGCAGAAATCAAGGATAAAACTACCGTAGCAATGGACTTTGGGCGGATCACCATAGCAGCCAATCAATCACTGCATCTTTATGGGACACCAGGACAAACGCGATTTGACTTTATGTGGGACATCTTGATTCGTAAAGCTCAAGCTTACATCCTGTTAGTAGCTGCACACCGCCCCGATCATTTCCGTTATGCTCGGAAAATTGTCAAGTTTATGAATGAAAGGGTGCAAATTCCTTATTTAATTGGGGTAACTCATACTGATTGCGCGGATGCTTGGGAACTCGAAGATGTGGCGTTAGCTTTGGGATTTGTGGATGAAACTACTCGACCGCCTTTGATAGCTGTAAATGCTACCGAAACAGCTTCAGTAAAAGAAGCATTAATGGCGATCGTTTTAGAATTAGCCAAATCTTGCCAACATCAACTTTAACAAACAAGGCGAATGCAAAAAAAAGAATGCCAAAAGTAAAAAAGGATTCTTGCTTTTGTTAGTGTTTTCCTTTTAACTTTAATTTGTCTTGGTAGTAAATTATCAAAAAGCATGTGATGGAAATAACTTTATTGGAATAAGCAGTTTACCGCCTATGCCTTTAGGCAAAATCCTGAAGCTACTCGCAGGGGCATTTCAGAAAACGCCTACTGAGTCCGTAAATGCATCAAAATTGCCAACAACGGAGAATACGACCTTACCGACAACTACCGAAAATCTCGAAACGTTACCAATAAGTACGGAAAACACGGAAATAGATTTACCAATAATTTTGGAGGAAAAAGTCATGATTAACACTTCGATGCTACAAGACGAACTGCAAAACTTTGTCAGCGGCACCTCTGATGTTCAAGGCGCAGCTTTAGTCAGTCCTGATGGCTTGGCTTTAGCTTCGGTACTACCTGGAGGTATGGACGACGAACGTACCGCTGCAATGTCTGCATCTATGCTTTCCTTGGGAGAACGCATCGGACGCGAACTCGCTCGCGGTAATGTTGAGCGAATTGTCGTCGAAGGTGAGAAAGGCTATGGAGTTTTGGTTGGCTGTAGTAATGACGCTGTTTTATTAGTTTTGGCTAATGCATCGGTAAAACAAGGCTTATTGTTTCTAGAAGTTAAACGAGCCGTTGCGAGAATTGCACCTTTACTTGGTTAGCTAATAACACGAAGCAACCCGTATTCAGATTTGTGGATTGCGGATTTTCTCTCTTAAGTTGCCATTATTAATTTACAACTAATTTGTAACTTTAATTTTGGCAAAATAAAAGAAAAAAATTCGGAAAGTTTTCTCAGTTCCAAGCTGATGATTTATCAAGTCTGGTACTGTAATCAAAAAAGTTGGTTTTTATTAATTTTAGGAAAAACGCAATTATGTCACGTCCAATACTGGGAGATTTCAGTAGTATAGTTTGTTTCAAGTCGGCAATTGTCGGCATGGAAGATGCTTTGGGTGAAAAAGCAACAGCGATCGCTTTAATTTCAGCCGGTCGCAGACGTGGTAAACTTTTGGCACAAGAATTAGGTTTAGCAGGTGCAAACTTGTCTTTAGATGATATTGCCTCCAAACTTGGGTTTGCTTTTGGTAAAGATGGTACTCGTTTATGTATCATTAATCGTATCGAAGCCGAAGGAGATGTTATCAAAGTTTACACTTCCGAAACTTTATGTTCTACGGGGGAACCTCAAGGTTCAGACCGTAAATGTACTTACACTTTAGGTGCTGTTTGGGGGGCACTACAGCAAACCTTCGGCAAGCGCTTCCAAGGAAAACACACAGAATCTGTACTTCGCGGTGGTAAGTACGATGTATTTGAGTTTACTGAAATGAATTCATAATTGAGAATTGGGCATTGGGCATGGGGCATCGGGCATGGGGCATGGGGCATGGGGCATCGGGCATCGGGCATGGGTAATGGTAAAAAACGCATTCCTAATTCCCAATTCCCATTAAACAATTGCCCATTGCCCAATGCCCATTGCGATAGGGTTCATTGCCCATTCCCAATTATCCATTCCCAATTACCCATTACCCATTCCCTATCTCTGTCAAAGGTGTAGGTTGCCAAACTTCTCCATACTGTTCTCGTAAAGCGTGCCAAGCTTCGACTTGACCGGGTTCATATTCTCCCGGTTTACCCCATTGTAAAAATAAACTTAAAGCGGCTTCTTGTTTCTCATCCAGAAAGCGGATGGCATAGGTGGTAAAATTGCCCCGTTTCGCTTCACCCGTTTCAAATTTCACCTGAGTAATTTTATCCATATTCAAGTGAAATTCAAAACCTTCAGTGTGCATGTTAGCGTACTTCCCTTTGGGTAACTCTGCATAAAACAGCTTTTCTATTTTGCCACGCGCTTCTAATACAGCAGCGCTGCTAGTAACAATTAAACGTAGAGTTCCTAGAGTTTCGCAAGCTTCTAAAAATTCTTTTAAAGTCATAGTTGGTTGTTGGTTGTTGGTGGTTAGTTGTTAGTTCTTAGTTGCTGGGTATTAGTTGTTGGGTGTTAGTTAAATTTACTACTATCCACTATCCACTATCAACTAACCACTATCCACGCTTTTATTTTTCATGTTGTTCGTAAGCAGCGACAATTCGCTGAACTAAAGCATGGCGCACGACATCTTTCTGAGAAAATTGGCAAAAGGAAATGCCTTGAACATTCTTTAAAATATGTAACGCCACCGATAATCCAGATTCTTGGTGAGGTAACAAATCGGTTTGTGTTATGTCACCTGTAATCACCATCCGAGAATGAAAGCCCAAACGAGTCAAAACCATTTTCATTTGAGCGGGTGTGGTATTTTGAGCTTCGTCTACAATCACAAAAGCGTTGTTGAGAGTGCGTCCCCGCATATAGGCGAGGGGTGCAACTTCTATTACACCGCGTTCCATCAAATTAGGTACTTTTTCGGGGTCGATAAATTCATTGATGGCGTCGTAGAGTGGACGGAGATATGGATTTACTTTCTGTTGTAAGTCTCCAGGCAAAAAGCCGAGTTTTTCACCGGCTTCGACGGCAGGACGAGTTAAAATAAGCTTTTCAAATTCGTTGGCAAGAAGTGCTTGCACAGCAACGACAACAGCGAGGAAAGTCTTGCCAGTACCAGCAGGACCGACGCAGAATGTCAAGTCTCGCTGACGTAGAGCGTTAATGTACTGTCGCTGTCGAAAGGTTTTGGCACGGATTTCTTCTCCTCTGCGAGTTCTGGCAAGAACATCTCGCTGCAACTCGTGTAACTCTTCAGTGCGATCGCTATCCAAAGCCTGACGAGCTGTTAAAATATCGGCGCTAGTGATGGTATTACCACTAGTCCACAAATCTTCAAGCGATCGCACTAATCGACTAGCTAAATCAATTTGTTTTTCTGTACCAGCAATGTGTAATTCCTGTCCCCGTAGCACCAGGTTAGCTCCTGTTTGCCGGGATATGGTTTTGAGATTTTCTTCATGTTGTCCCGCTAGCGCGATCGCGCTTTCGATATTCGGCAGTTGAATTGGCAAGGCAGCTGCCATAGTATTTCTTATGTGTGAGGAATTGTTCTTTATAAAGGTTAAGATTTTCTCGCGCGTTAGCGTAGCCTGCACCCAGCGCGATCGCACTTGGCGCGATAAGAGAGGAAAAACTGATACGGTAAACTCAAGTACAACTAAATATTTTAATAGCCACACCTGTTTAGGAAAACAAGAGACGCGATAAAGAACGCATCTCTTACTTAACGCTGGCTTGTTGTTGATGGGTGTTTCCCATCTGTTCAATCAAAAAAGGATTTTGTGTATGCAGATAGCTTACCAAAAACGGCTTAATTTAGGGTCGCGTGGCTTGCCACACGACCTTAAATATAATTTTGGGGATAAATGTCAAAAGTCGATGCAGGCATTTCCGGTTTGACTTTGCCACGAGAGATTCTGAGTTGGGAAAACTCAAAACAATTGTTACGGCTTATCCCCATCCCGTACCGTAAGTGCCAAATCTCAAAATTCTTCAATAAACCCGCATAAAGGCGTTTACCGTAGGATAGCAGGCTTATTGAAGACGATGGGTGTGGACTTCACTGCGTAACCGCAGAGTAAACTAATCTACTTCCTAGTTGAAACTAGAGCGGACGCGGGGTTTAACAATAGGTCGTGAGTCGTTTCCTTCTCTTGGTCTCGATTTTGGTGCTGGTAATCGCTCTTCGGAATCTTCATCAAAAGACATACCTTCTCGACCTTGGGCATTACTGCCGTAGATATCTAGGTATACTGATTGTCCAGCTGTTTCGGCGGCTGCGGCAATAACCGTGCGAATCGCCTGGATATTGCGTCCTCCGCGACCAAACACTTTTCCTTTATCTGCGCTGTCAAAGGCTATGCGAATCCAAACTCGTTTGAGGATGTGAGAAACTTCACAATCGACGCTTAAAGACTGCGGAGATTCCAAAAACGGCTGCACTAAAAACTTTACCAGCCTAACGTAGTCAGGGCTGGCTGTCCTCAATTTTGTTTCGTCGTTATGATGCGGCTTTTGCACTGAGCTGTTCAAAAACATTAGCTTTTTGTAATATGCTACGCACGGTGTCAGTTGGTTGAGCGCCTTGTTGCAGTCGCTTCACAATACCATCAACATCGAGTCGCACTTCATCGGTTCTGGGGTTGTAAAATCCAAGTTCTTCTAGGGGACGACCATCGCGGCGAGCGAGGCTGTTAATAGCGACAATACGATAACTTACTTCCCGTTTTTTTCCGTATCGCTTTAAGCGCAGTTTAATCATGATTGAGAAAATATTCTCCTATACGTGACCTATCAGTTTGTAGCTTGTTGATGCTGGAATGCTAATTTTAGCACTAGCCTAGCATTAACTGCTATGAGTCAATGGGGACTGGGGACTGGCGACTGGGGGACAAGGGGACAAGGGGGAATTACCCATGTCCCATGCCCCATGCCCAATATCCTAAAGATTACCAAAGCCTTTCTTCTTTTTGTCTTTCTTTTTCTTTTTAGCACTTGCAGCGCCAGTATAACCTCGCCATCCTGGGGCGGGGGGACGATTGCCTGCTGGGTAGGGGTTGCCCATACCGCCGCCGAACATACCGGGCATACCGGGCATACCGCCACCTTGACCCATTTGCTGCATGAGCGATCGCATTTTTTGGAAATCAGCTACCAACTTACTCACATCGGCTTCTCTATAACCAGAACCACCGGCAATTCTCCGCCGTCGGCTGGGAGAACTTGCCAATAAATCAGGATCGTGGCGTTCCTGTTTGGTCATCGAGTTAATCATCGCCTCACAACGCTTGAGTTGTGTTTCTCCCTGCTTTAGCTGATCGTCTGATAGCTTGTTCATCCCTGGAATCATCTTGATGATACCACCCAGCGATCCCATGTTTTTCAGCAGGCGCAACTGTTTGAGAAAGTCGGTAAAATCGAACTTTGCCGATAAGATTTTCTCCTGCATTTTCTCGGCATCTGCCAAGTCCATTTCTTCTTGGGCTTTTTCTACCAGCGTCAGAACATCGCCCATTCCCAAAATTCGCGATGCCATCCGGTCAGGGTAAAATGGTTGCAGAGCCTCGACTTTTTCACCCACGCCGACAAACTTAATCGGCGCACCGGAAATTTGCCGCACTGATAAAGCCGCACCACCACGGCTATCGCCATCGAGTTTGGTAAGAATCGCTCCAGTAATGCCGATTTGCTCATGGAAGGTGCGGGTGAGATTTGCCGCTTCTTGACCGGTCATCGAGTCCACTACCAAGAGCGTTTCGTGCGGTTGGACTGTTTGTTTGATGCGGGCTAACTCCCCCATCATCTCTTCATCAATTTGCAAGCGACCCGCAGTATCGATAATTACTGTGTCAATACCTTCTGAACGACCGCGTTCGATACCTTGACGGGCAATTTCTACTGGGTCAGCATCGCTTCCCAGTTCAAAAACTGGCACGTCAATTTGCTTACCTAGTGTTATTAGCTGGTCAATAGCTGCCGGACGATACACGTCTGTTGCCACCATTAAGCAGCTGCGTTCTAATTTACGTAAATGTAAAGCTAACTTAGCTGTGGCTGTGGTTTTACCGGTTCCCTGCAACCCAGCCATCAGCACAACGGTGGGTGATTTTTCAGCTTGTGCTAAGGGAACATTCACATCCCCCATTACCTGCACCAGCTCATCGTAAACAATTTTAATGAACTGTTGGTCAGGTCGCACGCCAGCAGTTACCTCGGCTCCCTGAGCCTTTTCCTCGACTTCGGTAATAAAATCTTTGACTACCTGAAGATTGACATCTGCTTCCAACAAAGCGCGACGCACTTCACGCAAAGCGTCTTGAATGTTGGATTGGGAAATTTTGTCCTGTCCTCGCAGTTTCTTCCAGGCAGCTTCTAAACGGTCAGATAGAGCATCAAACATAATTTGGTTACAGGTAGTTAGCCGACAACGAAGCATGAGCTGTAGCGTTTGGGTGCTACTGTTTAACTTCCAATATTTTCAGGTGCTATTTACCAGCTTAGTAGTTTTCATTCCGTCTGTAGCTACCGAATACCTAGTAGTTTAAAGGGGAATGGGGAATGGGGGAATGGGGGAGGGGGAGACAAGGGGACAAGGAGGATAAGGAAACAAAAACATAATTCTTTCCCCCCATCCCCCCCTCTCCCCCTCTCCCACTCCCCACTCCCCACTCCCCTACGCCAAAAAAAAATGTAACATTTATATATCACAATATATATTGAGTTATGATTCATACATTGTATTGATTTCCTGACAAGAGAGATGGACAGTAGTAAAGCGATCGCTCTTTCCCACCTCTTTCATTTATCCCTAACCAGATGACCCAGCCAAAGTTTCACATAATTCAGACATCTTTTAGAAAGAATGACTCTTACGTTGCCTTCATACCGCTTTATCAAAGACGGAATTAGACAGCCATCAAGAAGGGTCACAGATAAATACACGCAAACAAAATACTTTTTTTAGGAAAAATGATACATAATTTTCCTAATTGGGAATTTATCTATCTATTCAGGATGCGTTAGCGTTCGCGCAGCGTGTCGCTTTGCGACTCAGCTTTCCGAAGGAATCGCTTTATATATTCTTATCAAGATTCCCTAATTAATCGGGCACTGCATTACCGATAAAAACTTCTCTAGTTTTCATACCTGCCTGTAACAAAATGCCTTGGTTATGCCACGTTATGTCAGCAAGAGTGCATCATATCGTGTAATTTACTATTTTGTCTTAGGACTCGCGGGTTGAATCACTAGTAAATTCTGGGCTGATTAAACTAATTGTAAAAACAACAAGGAAAGTATTGAAACATGACTCTAACCAATCGGAAAAATAGTACTTTTTCTCAAGAAGCGAAAGCAGAACTGATTTCATTGCTCAAGCAGATTATTATTCTGGCTGCTATAGGTCTTATAGTGATGCTGCTGACGAACGGTAAACCACCAGTAGTTGTGGTTGGTTTGAGCTTTTGCTTAACTGCTTTTTTTGTAGCCAGAAACGAACAGAAGCGGGTTTTGCAAAAGCCTCAATTGACATCTCAAACTGACAATTTATCAGCACCTAACCTCAACGATGCTGACTTGAGCGATGCGGAAATTAATCAGCTATCAGTTGATCAAGATTTGCTACAAAAATTAGTTTATCAAGTATCTTCAGAGCAATTAAGCAAAGCTCACTTTCTCCTTGCCAACCTCAGCAATGCTAACCTCAATAATATCAACCTTGATGATGTATATTTCAGTGGTACTGATTTTAGTAATGCTCAGTTAGTAAATACCAGCTTTTTAAATGGCAACTTCTGCGGTGCAAACCTCAGCAATGCGAATCTTAGCAATGCCAACCTCAGCAATGCCAACCTCAGCAATGCTAATCTCAGCAATGCCAACCTCAGCAATGCTAATCTCAGCAATGTAAACCTCAGCAGTGCCAACCTCAACAATGCTCAGTTAATAGATGCAAACCTCAGCAATGCTAACCTTAGTGATGCCAACTTCAGTGGTGCTAACCTCAACGATACCAACCTTAGTGGTGTTTACTTATGGAATGGCAACTTCAACGATGCTCAACTAGTAGGTGCGAACTTCAGCAATGCCTACATGAACAGTGCCAAGTTGAAAAATGCTAATCTCAGCAGTGCCGATCTCAAAAATGCTAAACTGAGCGATGCCAAACTTAAAGATGCTAACCTCAGCAATGCCGACCTGAGAGGGGCAGACCTCAGCAGTGCTAATTTGAAGAATGCTAACTTTAGCGATGCTAACCTCAAAGATGCGAATTTATGTGGGGCTAATTTAGAGGATGCGAATTTGAATAATGCTGACTTGAGAAATACTGATTTGAGCAATGCCAACTTGAATAATGCGAAAGTCGAGAAAACTCGCTTTGGATCGAATCAAGGCTTTTCTGAAGAGATGAAGCTAGAGTTAAAGCTTATAGGGGCAATTTTTGAAGATAATTGGTAATGAGTAATGGGTAATGGGTAACAGTTTACACTATATGGTGGAAGTTAGTAGTGGAAATTGATATTACTAGTAGTTCGGAAAATCGCTTTGAAGTATATGCAGATTTTGGTGTGCCGGAAATTTGGCGATATGATGGCAAGTCTTTCCGTATTAATATACTTCAGAATCAAGAATATGTAACTGTTGAAAGAAGTTTAGCATTTCCTAATTTACCTATTGCAGAAATCTCTAGTTTTTTACAACAGGTTGGGTAGAAAGATTATTTAGAGTTAGTTAGAGAATTCCGTGATTGGATTAAAAGTCAAATTCGGGAAAATGCGGGTTAGTCGTTAGTTGTTGGTGGTTAATTGTTACTTGTTAGTGGTTAGTTGTTAGTCATTATCCGCTATGTACTATCCACCAACCACTGTCCACTATCCACTATCCACCAACTAAATCCTCTACAGCACTGGCTTGATTTGGCAATGCAGCTGTTAAAATTTCGCTGCCTTCTGTTGTAACTAAAACATCATCTTCGATGCGGATTCCGCGTACATCGGCAAATTGAGATAAACGCTGCCAGTTGAGGAGATTATGATACTTTGAGCGCAAGTTAGCATCATTTAAAATCGCTGGAACTTGATAAAAACCAGGTTCGATTGTAACTAACATTCCCGGACGTAGGGGACGATTTAAACGTAGGTAGCCTAAACCAAAGCGATCGCTTCTTTCTCTTTTCTCTTCATACCCTGCCAAATCCCCCAAGTCTTCCATATCATGCACATCCAAACCCAGCAAATGACCGATTCCGTGGGGGAAAAACAGCGCGTGAGCATCCATTTCTACTAAGTCTTCAGCATTTCCTTTCAAAATGCCTAAATTTACTAAACCTTCAGCAATGACGGTGCAAGCTAGTAAATGAATATCCTCATACTCTACACCAAGACGGATTTTGGCAATGCACGCATCATGAGCCGCCAATACCACATCATAAATATCTCTCTGGGTAGATGAAAACTTTCCAGATACAGCCCAAGTGCGAGTGACATCAGCCGCCCAACCAATTTCTGT
Above is a genomic segment from Tolypothrix sp. NIES-4075 containing:
- a CDS encoding GTP-binding protein — its product is MEILRIVITGGVGAGKSSLIRTISEIDVVDTDKEATDELAEIKDKTTVAMDFGRITIAANQSLHLYGTPGQTRFDFMWDILIRKAQAYILLVAAHRPDHFRYARKIVKFMNERVQIPYLIGVTHTDCADAWELEDVALALGFVDETTRPPLIAVNATETASVKEALMAIVLELAKSCQHQL
- a CDS encoding roadblock/LC7 domain-containing protein, which produces MPLGKILKLLAGAFQKTPTESVNASKLPTTENTTLPTTTENLETLPISTENTEIDLPIILEEKVMINTSMLQDELQNFVSGTSDVQGAALVSPDGLALASVLPGGMDDERTAAMSASMLSLGERIGRELARGNVERIVVEGEKGYGVLVGCSNDAVLLVLANASVKQGLLFLEVKRAVARIAPLLG
- a CDS encoding hydrocarbon-binding protein, with amino-acid sequence MSRPILGDFSSIVCFKSAIVGMEDALGEKATAIALISAGRRRGKLLAQELGLAGANLSLDDIASKLGFAFGKDGTRLCIINRIEAEGDVIKVYTSETLCSTGEPQGSDRKCTYTLGAVWGALQQTFGKRFQGKHTESVLRGGKYDVFEFTEMNS
- a CDS encoding ChuX/HutX family heme-like substrate-binding protein; amino-acid sequence: MTLKEFLEACETLGTLRLIVTSSAAVLEARGKIEKLFYAELPKGKYANMHTEGFEFHLNMDKITQVKFETGEAKRGNFTTYAIRFLDEKQEAALSLFLQWGKPGEYEPGQVEAWHALREQYGEVWQPTPLTEIGNG
- a CDS encoding PhoH family protein, whose product is MAAALPIQLPNIESAIALAGQHEENLKTISRQTGANLVLRGQELHIAGTEKQIDLASRLVRSLEDLWTSGNTITSADILTARQALDSDRTEELHELQRDVLARTRRGEEIRAKTFRQRQYINALRQRDLTFCVGPAGTGKTFLAVVVAVQALLANEFEKLILTRPAVEAGEKLGFLPGDLQQKVNPYLRPLYDAINEFIDPEKVPNLMERGVIEVAPLAYMRGRTLNNAFVIVDEAQNTTPAQMKMVLTRLGFHSRMVITGDITQTDLLPHQESGLSVALHILKNVQGISFCQFSQKDVVRHALVQRIVAAYEQHEK
- a CDS encoding KH domain-containing protein; the encoded protein is MFLNSSVQKPHHNDETKLRTASPDYVRLVKFLVQPFLESPQSLSVDCEVSHILKRVWIRIAFDSADKGKVFGRGGRNIQAIRTVIAAAAETAGQSVYLDIYGSNAQGREGMSFDEDSEERLPAPKSRPREGNDSRPIVKPRVRSSFN
- the rpsP gene encoding 30S ribosomal protein S16, encoding MIKLRLKRYGKKREVSYRIVAINSLARRDGRPLEELGFYNPRTDEVRLDVDGIVKRLQQGAQPTDTVRSILQKANVFEQLSAKAAS
- the ffh gene encoding signal recognition particle protein, with the translated sequence MFDALSDRLEAAWKKLRGQDKISQSNIQDALREVRRALLEADVNLQVVKDFITEVEEKAQGAEVTAGVRPDQQFIKIVYDELVQVMGDVNVPLAQAEKSPTVVLMAGLQGTGKTTATAKLALHLRKLERSCLMVATDVYRPAAIDQLITLGKQIDVPVFELGSDADPVEIARQGIERGRSEGIDTVIIDTAGRLQIDEEMMGELARIKQTVQPHETLLVVDSMTGQEAANLTRTFHEQIGITGAILTKLDGDSRGGAALSVRQISGAPIKFVGVGEKVEALQPFYPDRMASRILGMGDVLTLVEKAQEEMDLADAEKMQEKILSAKFDFTDFLKQLRLLKNMGSLGGIIKMIPGMNKLSDDQLKQGETQLKRCEAMINSMTKQERHDPDLLASSPSRRRRIAGGSGYREADVSKLVADFQKMRSLMQQMGQGGGMPGMPGMFGGGMGNPYPAGNRPPAPGWRGYTGAASAKKKKKDKKKKGFGNL
- a CDS encoding pentapeptide repeat-containing protein; protein product: MTLTNRKNSTFSQEAKAELISLLKQIIILAAIGLIVMLLTNGKPPVVVVGLSFCLTAFFVARNEQKRVLQKPQLTSQTDNLSAPNLNDADLSDAEINQLSVDQDLLQKLVYQVSSEQLSKAHFLLANLSNANLNNINLDDVYFSGTDFSNAQLVNTSFLNGNFCGANLSNANLSNANLSNANLSNANLSNANLSNANLSNVNLSSANLNNAQLIDANLSNANLSDANFSGANLNDTNLSGVYLWNGNFNDAQLVGANFSNAYMNSAKLKNANLSSADLKNAKLSDAKLKDANLSNADLRGADLSSANLKNANFSDANLKDANLCGANLEDANLNNADLRNTDLSNANLNNAKVEKTRFGSNQGFSEEMKLELKLIGAIFEDNW
- a CDS encoding Uma2 family endonuclease, giving the protein MEIDITSSSENRFEVYADFGVPEIWRYDGKSFRINILQNQEYVTVERSLAFPNLPIAEISSFLQQVG